The genomic window CCGCTGGCGACGGCGGCTCGCAAGCGCGGCGTCACCGTGTATCCGCTGAACATCGGGCAGCCCGACATTCCGACCCCCGATCCCATCCGCGAGGCGATCCGCTCGTTCGACCAGAAGGTGCTGGCCTACAGCCCATCCCCCGGCGAGGATTACCTGCTCGAGGCCTTCGCGGGGTATTACAAGCAGAACAACATCGCACTCGACGCGAACGACATCATCGTCACCACCGGCGGCAGCGAGGCCATCTTCTTCGCGTTCCACGCCATCTGCGACCCCGGCGACGAGATCATCGTCTTCGAGCCGTTCTATACCAACTACAACGGAATGGCCCAGCAGCTCGGCGTGCATCTGAAGCCTCTTCTCACCTATGCGGAAGACGGGTTCCAGCTTCCCCCGGTCGAGACGATCGAGAAGGCCATCGGCCCGCGCACGCGCGGCATCCTGATCTGCAATCCGAACAACCCGACGGGCACGGTGTATCCGAAGAAGGCGCTCGAGGGGCTCGCGTTCCTTGCGAAGAAGCACAACCTGTACGTCATCGCCGACGAAGTCTACCGGGAATTCGTCTACGACGGCCTCGTTCACACTTCTGTCCTGCAGCTGCCCGGCATGGCCGAGCATGCGATCCTGGTCGACAGCATCTCGAAGCGGTACGCCGCCTGCGGCGCCCGCATCGGCCTCATTGCGAGCAAGAACAAGGACGTCATGGCCGCCGTCCTCAAGCTCGCCCAGGCTCGCCTCAGTTCGCCGACCGTCGAACAGTGGGCCGCCCGGGCCGGCATCCTGATGGATCCGTCGTATTTCCGGCCGATTCTCGACGAGTATCAGCGCCGCCGCGATGCGGTGATGGAGGGCTTCGCGAAGATCCCGGGCGTCGTCTGCAAGGTGCCGACCGGCGCGTTCTACGTTATCGCGAAGCTCCCGATCGAAGACGCCGAGGAGTTTGCGAAATGGCTGCTGACCGACTTCAGCCATGAGAACGAGTCCGTGCTCGTCGCCCCGGCCGGCGGCTTCTACGGCACCCCCGGCATGGGCCGCAACGAGATCCGCATCAGCTACGTGCTCGAAGTCGAGAAGCTCCGGCGTGCGATGACGGCCCTCGGCGAAGGAATCAGGCAGTTCCAGAAGGTCGAGAAGCAGAAGGGAAAAAGCCGCCCGGCCGAGAAAGCCGCGCACGCTCAGGCATGACCGCCCCCGCCCGACCGACCGTCCGCGTCGCCTCGATCGACGCATCGACATATCCGCTGCCGAACCAGGCCACGAGCGGAGCGGCGGGATACGACGTCTGTTCCCGCGAAGCCCTGACGCTTGCGCCGGGCGCCTTCGGCCGGGTAGGGACGGGGTTGAAGCTCGAGATCCCGCACGGCTACGAGGCGCAGGTCCGGCCGCGCTCGGGACTGGCGGCGAAGCACGGCGTCACGGTGCTCAACGCTCCCGGCACGATCGACAGCGATTATCGGGGCGAGGTGTGCGTGATCCTGATCAATCACGGCCGGACGCCCTTCACCGTCGAGCCGGGCATGCGCATCGCACAGCTCGTTTTCGCACGGGTGACGTCGGTCGAGTTCGAGCGGGCCGAAGACGTGGCCGCGACGCAGCGGGGCGAGGGCGGGTTCGGTTCCACCGGGATTCTGTCGATGAATACCGGGGGCGTTCGCGAGTAAGCACCCCGAGTCACCATCCCGCCGGCAGAGGATTCAGGAGAAGAAGATGAGCAAGCTCAGAGTGTGCGTTATCGGGTGCCTTGGAAAGATGGGTCAGGTCGTGAGCCGCGGCCTTCTGGCGAGCGGCGACTACGAGCTCGCCGCCGGCGTCGATACCGCGCGCATCGGCGACGACCTGGGCTCGGTGCTCAATCTCAGCCATATCAATATCCCCATCTCGGCCAATCTCCAGACGATCCTCTCGGATGCAAAAATAGATATCGCTATAGATTTCACCACCCCTTCGTCCGTCACCTCGAACGTGGCGACCTGTCTCCAGGAAAGCGTGCCCGTCCTGGTCGGCACGACCGGCATCATGCAGGAAGACGTCGAAAAACTCGCCCACCTCTCGAAGAAGATGGCGACGCCGGTTCTTGTCGTGCCGAATTTCGCGATCGGCGCCCTGCTGATGATGGAGTTCGCGAAGAAGGCCGCGAAATACATGCCCCGCGCCGAGATCATCGAACTGCACCACCCGCAGAAACTCGACCGGCCGTCCGGCACCGCGCTTCGCACCCGCGAGGGCATGATCGAGTCGCTCCGCCAGTCGGAAAAGACGAAAGAACAGGGCATCGACGAGGAAGACCCGGACAAGCTGGTTCCGATTCACTCGGTGCGCCTGCCCGGCTTCACGGCACATCAGGAAGTCATCTTCGGCGACGTCGGCCAGTGCCTGACGATCCGCCACGACTCATTCCAGCGGGAATCCTTCCTGCCCGGCATCTTCCTCGGTCTGAAACAACTTCAGGGTCAGAAGGGCCTCAAGGTTGGGCTGGAGCTCTGACGGACAGCCGGGCGGTCACACCGGTGATCGCCCGGAGCGCTTTTGTTGAGTCTTGCCCCACCCGTTCGCCCTGAGCTTGTCGAAGGGCGCGAGGGTGATCGTGCTTCGACAAGCTCAGCACGAACAGAAATACAATGGGATATCGTGCTTCGACAGATTCAGCAGAACGTACACGTGAAGCAGACTTATGGCATGCAGGGTTCGATAAACAGGCGCTGAAGGGAGATTCATCATGAAAATCGTCCATGCCTTTCTGCGGGACCTCGGCGGAGAGTTTACCGGCGACCTTTTCAAGGAGCTCCCCCAGAAGCTCGGCGAAGCCATTCCCGAGCCGGTTTCGAAGATCTACTCGGATTATTTCGTCGCGACCGGCCTGGCCCCCGTGCGCATCAGGCGCAGCGTCGAGAAGGTCCGGTTCGACAAGGGAACGGCCGAGCTGACGACGCATCTGAAGCTGTTCAGCTACGGCGTCGTGCTGTTCGAATACATGCTGACGCTCGACGGCGGCCTGCTGACGATCGAGGAGATGGCGCGACTCACGGCGATCAATCTCGAAACCCGCGGGCACCAGACGTTCGACGCTCTGTTCAAAGAAGACCTGGCCCGGATCGAAGCGGTGCTTCGG from Candidatus Ozemobacteraceae bacterium includes these protein-coding regions:
- a CDS encoding pyridoxal phosphate-dependent aminotransferase, coding for MKISKRADQMQASPIRKLIPLATAARKRGVTVYPLNIGQPDIPTPDPIREAIRSFDQKVLAYSPSPGEDYLLEAFAGYYKQNNIALDANDIIVTTGGSEAIFFAFHAICDPGDEIIVFEPFYTNYNGMAQQLGVHLKPLLTYAEDGFQLPPVETIEKAIGPRTRGILICNPNNPTGTVYPKKALEGLAFLAKKHNLYVIADEVYREFVYDGLVHTSVLQLPGMAEHAILVDSISKRYAACGARIGLIASKNKDVMAAVLKLAQARLSSPTVEQWAARAGILMDPSYFRPILDEYQRRRDAVMEGFAKIPGVVCKVPTGAFYVIAKLPIEDAEEFAKWLLTDFSHENESVLVAPAGGFYGTPGMGRNEIRISYVLEVEKLRRAMTALGEGIRQFQKVEKQKGKSRPAEKAAHAQA
- the dapB gene encoding 4-hydroxy-tetrahydrodipicolinate reductase codes for the protein MSKLRVCVIGCLGKMGQVVSRGLLASGDYELAAGVDTARIGDDLGSVLNLSHINIPISANLQTILSDAKIDIAIDFTTPSSVTSNVATCLQESVPVLVGTTGIMQEDVEKLAHLSKKMATPVLVVPNFAIGALLMMEFAKKAAKYMPRAEIIELHHPQKLDRPSGTALRTREGMIESLRQSEKTKEQGIDEEDPDKLVPIHSVRLPGFTAHQEVIFGDVGQCLTIRHDSFQRESFLPGIFLGLKQLQGQKGLKVGLEL
- the dut gene encoding dUTP diphosphatase; amino-acid sequence: MTAPARPTVRVASIDASTYPLPNQATSGAAGYDVCSREALTLAPGAFGRVGTGLKLEIPHGYEAQVRPRSGLAAKHGVTVLNAPGTIDSDYRGEVCVILINHGRTPFTVEPGMRIAQLVFARVTSVEFERAEDVAATQRGEGGFGSTGILSMNTGGVRE